The Macaca thibetana thibetana isolate TM-01 chromosome 5, ASM2454274v1, whole genome shotgun sequence genomic sequence GGTCGGGACGAGACTAAGTGGCGTGGGTTCTGGGAGGAGCAGCGATGGGCTGCAGGGGACGCCGCGGGCTAGGCAAACAAGCTGGCCAGAGGTGGACACTGCGCACAGCAGGGATGGAGACTCAGGCGCGACTCCCAGCGCCTCCTGGCGGCTAGCTGGGCCGCAAGGGCTCCCAAAACAATGCCGCAGCCCGCAGCCACTCCCGGGCATGCGGCAGCACCGGGCTAGAACCAGCCAGACCCGCTTCGGGCTCCTTGAACTCCCAGCAAGGGGCTCTGCGGGGCGGAGGTGACCCCAGGGGAAGGCGTTGAGGATTGAGGGGTTGGCCGGGGGGATGGGGAGGCGTGAAAGCGAGAGGACCCTTTTCCCACTCCCAGACCCAAATCGTAGCATCTCTCGGAGCTCAGGCTCTTTTATTAGCTCTTTGGTTTGTTGTGCTTCTGTTTCCTTTGGGGTTTCATTGCAAAATAGTCTATGTTGGGAAGGGGGCTTTTAGACCTCTTGGTGCTTTCGTTAGAGACGAAAAGGCCCTGGACCAATTTGGGGAAAGAGAGGCCTTTTGCAGCTACCTCGGGCCCTTTCCCAGCAGAGCACCTGGAAGCTGGGCTCTTAGGGACGCAGATTCTTGGAGTTCAGAATGTTCATTCTCTCCAGATGGCGATTTTCCTGGCGTGTTTACGGTCAGCAGATAACACTGAGTGGGCTTTtgccacccactcattcattacCCGGCTCCTCTAAGCAGCTGGACCACAAAGCGTGCTTGGTAACTTGGGCCTGGGAGCCGCCAAGGCCAATGCATCTTCCGGAAGGAGGGAAATTAGGAGGCCGGGGTCTGAGCCTGTGAATGGAGCTAAGTGGTCGGGAAGTAATAACAATGCGCCCACCTTACATATGAAAGAACTCCGCTCTCCGAGGATTATCTCTTTGGATCTTCACAGCCACCCCGAGAGAGAGGCTGAAGAGAGCGAAGGCCTCCGGTCCCCAAAGGGAGACAGGGaacaattaggcaaaagaaacccaccccccaacccagcgcgagcgcacacacacacactcacacacacgctcacTTTCCCTTTCCTGGCACCCTATTCCTGGTTTACAGCTGTGAACTTACTGTTTGCGGTCAGAGACACTAGATCCCAGGCTCCACGAGAGCAGAAGTCGGCCTGTTTGTTCATTTCTGCACATCCAGCGCCCAGCATGGTGCCCCCTGGTACGTAGGGGATGAATGAGCTAATTTTAGCCCTCGTGGATCTCCAGGCAGTACTCCTTCCTCTGACCTCGCTCCCTTCCAGCCTGCGCATCTTTTGTGCCCGTCTTTTGTGCCGGCCACCAGTCTTTACAAACTGTGCCCTGGGGGCCCATACTCCGGCTTTCCAGAGCGCACTGCTGCAAGGGCGGCTGTGTGTTAGAGCCGGTAATGCCTTCGAGTATTGAGTCACGCCATTCATTTAAGAAGGGAAAGTCTCTTCTCCAAAATGAGGAAATGGTGGGCAGTCCTGTGTGACTGGTGAGACTCTTGTAGGGGTGTTTCTACAACGATAAAACCCTTGCTAGCACTCACTCCAACAATATGACAAACCCGTTTTATTAGTATTTTTCGTTTTCCATGTAAAGTTCTGCTCATAcgaatatatttataattctgactttttttctttttagggcaGTGGGGAGCACACCGACAGGCTGCTAAACTGTAGCTGGAGATTCGAGGGGAAACGAAGTTCGCCAAGGCGGCCTTGGGCGGGCAGGTCCCGAGCTCCATCCCAGGGCACAAAGAGCCCAGGGGCTGCTGGCTCCGCGGCTACGAGGGACGCAGCTCCCCAATCcccaacaacacacacacacacacacacacacacacacacggctatCAGGGACGTagccctcccacccccaacacacgcgcacacacacaccctctcccacCCATGCCTGGCAACACAGCAGAAACTTCGGGCTGGGGCAAAACAAGCTCAGGCCCTGGCCGCACGCGGGGCGAGGTGCGTTCCCGCCAGGACCTAGCCACGAGGCGGCTCGTGGGGTGCCCTGCGTGCCCCCCACTCCCGCAGCCCGCGCCCTGCTCGCTCACTGTTGGGGCACAGCGGTCAGGCTTCTCTGTTTGTTGTTTAAAGAAATCCTAGGGCGGGCGCGCGGCGGCATCTGGGGAGGGGGCGCAGCCAGAATTCCCTTCCAGCAAGCGCGTGAGGGGCAATCTCAACGCAAAACCAGACCCAGAAAGTAGTGACCAGCCCTCCTCGGATTACCCTTTATTGGCTCCTCCCTTGCTCCCCCCGCCCGCAGATCTGCATAAAAAAGGCCAAGAAAACTCTGGCTGTGCCCCAGCAGCGGCTCATTCTGCTCCCCCGGGTCGGAGCCCCCCGGAGCTGCGCGCCGGCTTGCAGCGCCTCGCCCGCGCTGTCTTCCCGGTGTCCCGCTTCTCCGCGCCCCGGCCACCGGCTGCCAGCTTTTCAGGCCCCCGAGTCGCACCGAGCGAAGAGAGCGGGCCCGGGACAAGCTTGGACTCCGGCCGCCTCTCCCTTCCCCGGCTCCGCTCCCTCTGCCCCCTCGGGGTCGCGCGCCCACGATGCTGCAGGGCCCCGGCTCGCTGCTGCTGCTCGTCCTCGCCTCGCACTGCTGCCTGGGCTCGGCGCGCGGGCTCTTCCTCTTCGGCCAGCCCGACTTCTCCTACAAGCGCAGCAATTGCAAGCCCATCCCGGCCAACCTGCAGCTGTGCCACGGCATCGAGTACCAGAACATGCGACTGCCCAACCTGCTGGGCCACGAGACCATGAAGGAGGTGCTGGAGCAGGCCGGCGCTTGGATCCCGTTGGTCATGAAGCAGTGCCACCCGGACACCAAGAAGTTCCTATGCTCGCTCTTCGCCCCCGTCTGCCTCGACGACCTAGACGAGACCATCCAGCCGTGCCACTCGCTCTGCGTGCAGGTGAAGGACCGCTGCGCCCCGGTCATGTCCGCCTTCGGCTTCCCCTGGCCCGACATGCTCGAGTGCGACCGTTTCCCCCAAGACAACGACCTCTGCATCCCCCTCGCTAGTAGCGACCACCTCCTGCCGGCCACCGAGGAAGGTAAGCCTTCCCGCTTGTTTCCCCACTCTCTGCTTGGCTGACACGCTCCCAGGAGATCCCGCCCCTGCCACGCAACCCAGTGCATCCCTGCTTGGGGTGCCAGTAGCAGGAAGGGCAGAAGTTCTTCCTGACCTGGTCTGTCATCATGACAAGCCTGTATCAAATTTgaggcacccctcccccaccacccaagTCTCGCATTCTGCTCCCGAGTTGTACCAGTTATACTTAagggcagttaaaaaaaaaaaaccgaagaACTGAACGgcggttaaaaaaaaatagatacacgATTATTGTTAAAGATGCTAGCTAGCACTGGAGCCACGCAGAGCGTTGGAAGTGGTGTTTGATGGAGGAGTTGGTGGTGAGCACTCTGGCCAGAGGGCCCTCGCTCAGCCTCATTCTGCAGCTTCCTACCACTGGGCAGGATTCTAGTCACAGGGACATTTCCCGTACAGGCAGGAAAACCAGGATGTACAAGTAGACAATCTTTTAAGGTACTTTTTGTCCTTTGTCAATTTAGATTTTGGAAATAAAACCGGGACTGGCACGGAGTGTGTGGAAAATTGAGCATTGGTTGTAACTGCTCA encodes the following:
- the SFRP2 gene encoding secreted frizzled-related protein 2; the encoded protein is MLQGPGSLLLLVLASHCCLGSARGLFLFGQPDFSYKRSNCKPIPANLQLCHGIEYQNMRLPNLLGHETMKEVLEQAGAWIPLVMKQCHPDTKKFLCSLFAPVCLDDLDETIQPCHSLCVQVKDRCAPVMSAFGFPWPDMLECDRFPQDNDLCIPLASSDHLLPATEEAPKVCEACKNKNDDDNDIMETLCKNDFALKIKVKEITYINRDTKIILETKSKTIYKLNGVSERDLKKSVLWLKDSLQCTCEEMNDINAPYLVMGQKQGGELVITSVKRWQKGQREFKRISRSIRKLQC